Proteins encoded together in one Chitinophaga sp. LS1 window:
- the fabG gene encoding 3-oxoacyl-ACP reductase FabG, giving the protein MKCALITGGSRGIGRAICVKMAEMGYYVIVNYKGNEAAANETLEAVRAKGSNGEVLQFDVANEQEVQAVLGGWVEANKEKQIEILVNNAGIREDNLMFWMNSTQWRNVVNTSLDGFFYVTKQVLNNMLMKRYGRIINIVSLSGIKGLPGQTNYSAAKAGVIGATKALAQEVAKRGVTVNAVAPGFIKTDMTAELNEKELAAQVPMNRFGTPEEVAEAVAFFAGKASAYITGEVLSINGGLYT; this is encoded by the coding sequence ATGAAATGTGCTTTAATAACAGGTGGCTCCAGGGGTATAGGCAGAGCGATATGTGTGAAGATGGCCGAAATGGGTTACTATGTGATTGTTAACTATAAAGGAAACGAAGCTGCTGCCAATGAAACGCTGGAAGCAGTACGTGCGAAAGGAAGCAACGGAGAGGTTTTACAGTTTGACGTAGCCAACGAGCAGGAAGTACAGGCAGTACTGGGAGGATGGGTAGAAGCCAATAAAGAAAAACAAATCGAAATACTGGTAAACAATGCCGGTATCCGTGAAGATAACCTGATGTTCTGGATGAATTCCACCCAATGGCGCAATGTGGTAAACACAAGCCTGGATGGATTTTTCTATGTAACCAAGCAGGTATTGAACAACATGTTGATGAAACGTTATGGACGTATCATTAATATTGTATCCTTATCAGGAATCAAAGGATTGCCTGGTCAGACCAATTATTCTGCAGCTAAAGCAGGTGTGATTGGTGCTACTAAGGCTTTGGCGCAGGAAGTAGCCAAACGTGGTGTGACTGTGAATGCAGTAGCGCCCGGTTTTATCAAAACAGATATGACAGCCGAACTGAATGAAAAGGAACTGGCCGCCCAGGTACCTATGAACAGGTTCGGAACCCCCGAGGAAGTAGCAGAAGCAGTGGCATTTTTTGCCGGCAAAGCATCTGCTTATATCACAGGTGAAGTACTGTCCATCAATGGTGGCCTGTACACCTGA
- a CDS encoding beta-ketoacyl-[acyl-carrier-protein] synthase family protein: MNRVVITGLGIYSCIGKNLEAVRDSLYKGKSGIILDPARKAFGYRSGLTGYVDRPDLKGMLDRRSRLMMPEQAEFAYMSTREALAMAGLDQDYLEKKEVGLLFGNDSSSKPVIEATDIMREKKDTMLVGSGSVFQTMNSTINMNLATIFKLKGINFSVSAACASGSHAIGLGYMFIRNGMQDCVICGGAQEINIYSMGNFDGIAAFSVRENDPAKASRPFDKDRDGLVPSGGGATVILESMESAQRRGATILGEVIGYGFSSNGAHISNPTIEGPVRSLEIALKDAGLKPSDVEYINAHATSTIAGDASEAAAIDQVFGESRPHVSSTKSMTGHECWMAGASEIVYSMLMMQNGFIAPNINLENPDGAAARLNIADTTINKDFNIFLSNSFGFGGTNSSLIVRKWNNE; this comes from the coding sequence ATGAACAGAGTTGTGATCACCGGATTGGGTATTTATTCGTGTATTGGAAAAAACCTGGAAGCTGTAAGAGACTCATTATATAAAGGTAAGTCCGGTATTATCCTGGATCCTGCCAGGAAAGCGTTTGGGTATCGCTCAGGGCTGACGGGTTATGTAGACCGTCCGGACCTGAAAGGTATGCTGGATCGCCGTTCCCGTCTCATGATGCCGGAGCAGGCGGAGTTTGCCTACATGAGTACCCGCGAAGCCCTGGCTATGGCGGGACTGGATCAGGATTATCTGGAAAAGAAGGAAGTGGGGCTGTTGTTTGGTAATGACAGTTCTTCCAAGCCAGTGATAGAGGCGACAGACATTATGCGCGAAAAGAAAGATACCATGCTGGTTGGTTCGGGTTCTGTGTTCCAGACCATGAATTCTACCATCAATATGAACCTGGCCACCATTTTCAAACTGAAAGGCATCAACTTCAGTGTGAGTGCGGCTTGTGCCAGTGGTTCCCATGCTATTGGACTGGGGTACATGTTCATCCGCAACGGTATGCAGGACTGTGTGATCTGTGGGGGAGCACAGGAAATCAATATTTATTCCATGGGCAACTTTGACGGTATTGCGGCCTTTTCAGTAAGGGAAAATGACCCTGCAAAGGCCAGCCGTCCGTTCGATAAAGACAGAGATGGCCTGGTACCAAGTGGTGGTGGGGCAACTGTGATACTGGAAAGTATGGAATCGGCACAGCGCCGTGGGGCAACGATCCTGGGGGAGGTGATTGGTTACGGATTTTCATCAAATGGTGCGCACATTTCTAACCCGACTATCGAAGGGCCGGTGCGTTCTTTGGAAATCGCTCTGAAAGATGCTGGTTTAAAACCGTCAGATGTGGAATACATCAATGCACATGCTACCAGTACCATTGCCGGTGATGCCAGCGAAGCGGCCGCCATCGATCAGGTATTTGGCGAGAGCAGACCGCATGTGAGCTCCACCAAATCAATGACGGGGCATGAGTGCTGGATGGCGGGGGCCAGTGAGATTGTATACTCCATGCTGATGATGCAAAATGGCTTTATAGCGCCGAATATTAACCTTGAAAACCCTGATGGGGCGGCAGCCAGATTAAATATAGCTGATACTACCATTAATAAAGATTTTAATATATTTTTGTCTAATTCTTTTGGATTTGGGGGAACCAACAGTTCTTTGATAGTCCGCAAGTGGAATAATGAATAG
- a CDS encoding phosphopantetheine-binding protein: MDKKEIIQTTNAFLVEEFEADLASLTPDANLKATLDLDSLDYIDLVVVIENNFGFKVNPEDFQGIVTFQDFYDYVANRLKQKELV; the protein is encoded by the coding sequence ATGGATAAGAAAGAGATTATACAAACGACGAATGCATTCCTTGTAGAGGAATTTGAGGCTGATCTGGCTTCCCTGACGCCTGATGCTAACCTGAAAGCTACCCTGGATCTGGATAGCCTGGACTACATCGACCTGGTAGTTGTAATTGAAAATAATTTTGGTTTCAAGGTAAACCCTGAAGATTTCCAGGGTATTGTTACCTTCCAGGACTTTTATGACTACGTAGCCAATCGTCTTAAACAAAAAGAACTGGTATAA
- a CDS encoding lipid A biosynthesis acyltransferase, with the protein MASWEGKSKGNKLGYSIFIGTLRYGGVLPAYILLRFVAAYYFLFSYSSSRPIFQYFHTKVGYGWWKSLWSVYRNYYVFGQVLIDKVIVMSGLSNKFTFEFEGEQYLREITTAGKGGIMLSAHLGNWEVAGHLFTRLETRINIVMFDGEHERIKNYLSSITGERNVNIIVIKDDLSHIYAINEALSNQELVCMHADRFLTGNKTVNATFMGQEASFPAGPFLLAATFRVPVSLVFAFKETNTHYHLYATPPHEYHGRRRQGVELAVQDFVQELEGMVKKYPEQWFNYYDFWEQPKNN; encoded by the coding sequence ATGGCTTCCTGGGAGGGAAAGTCGAAAGGGAATAAACTGGGGTATAGCATCTTCATTGGGACATTACGTTATGGAGGCGTTTTGCCTGCCTACATTTTATTAAGGTTTGTAGCCGCATATTATTTCTTATTTTCCTATAGTTCATCTCGCCCTATTTTTCAATATTTTCATACGAAGGTAGGTTATGGCTGGTGGAAGTCATTGTGGAGTGTGTACAGGAATTACTATGTATTCGGACAGGTACTGATCGATAAGGTCATTGTCATGTCCGGATTGTCAAATAAATTTACCTTTGAGTTTGAAGGGGAACAATACCTCAGAGAAATTACCACAGCAGGTAAGGGCGGAATCATGCTCAGTGCCCACCTGGGTAACTGGGAGGTAGCAGGTCACCTGTTTACAAGGTTGGAGACCCGCATTAATATTGTGATGTTTGACGGGGAGCATGAAAGGATCAAAAATTATTTATCCAGTATAACGGGAGAGCGTAATGTGAATATCATTGTTATTAAGGATGATTTGTCGCACATTTACGCCATCAATGAAGCGCTGAGCAATCAGGAGCTGGTATGCATGCATGCGGACCGGTTTCTGACAGGCAACAAAACGGTGAATGCTACCTTTATGGGGCAGGAAGCCAGTTTTCCTGCAGGACCATTCCTGCTGGCAGCCACCTTCAGGGTACCGGTATCACTGGTTTTTGCATTTAAGGAGACAAATACCCATTACCACCTCTATGCTACGCCACCACATGAATATCATGGCAGGCGCCGGCAGGGGGTAGAACTGGCTGTACAGGATTTTGTGCAGGAGCTGGAGGGTATGGTAAAAAAGTATCCGGAGCAATGGTTTAATTATTACGATTTCTGGGAACAGCCTAAAAACAATTAA
- a CDS encoding acyl-CoA thioesterase produces the protein MYPTLTEKANILVKFNEADPLGIVWHGHYIRYFEDGREAFGEKYGFRYLDIYNHGYSVPVVKVDCNYKRSLRYGDRVIVETTYVNTRAAKLKFEYKLYNAATGELVADGSSMQVFLDIETNSLQLTLPPFFEEWKREHGQLEQTK, from the coding sequence ATGTACCCGACACTAACGGAAAAGGCCAATATACTGGTAAAGTTTAATGAAGCAGATCCACTGGGAATAGTATGGCATGGTCACTACATACGCTATTTTGAAGACGGCCGCGAAGCCTTTGGAGAAAAGTATGGGTTCCGTTACCTCGATATATATAATCACGGATATTCGGTGCCGGTTGTAAAGGTAGATTGTAATTACAAACGCTCTTTACGCTACGGAGACCGTGTCATTGTGGAAACCACCTATGTAAATACCCGGGCAGCCAAACTGAAGTTTGAGTATAAACTATACAATGCTGCCACCGGAGAACTGGTGGCGGACGGTAGTTCCATGCAGGTATTTCTGGACATTGAGACAAATTCATTGCAACTGACCCTGCCTCCCTTTTTCGAGGAATGGAAAAGGGAGCATGGTCAGCTCGAGCAGACTAAATAA
- a CDS encoding beta-ketoacyl-[acyl-carrier-protein] synthase family protein: protein MRNVYVAADNIFSPLGSTTAENFAQVCNGQSGIRLHDDPAFSPGPFHAAMFAPGQLKMTAHTRFEQMLIRSVQQVLDQTNIDINDGRTAFIVSTTKGNIELLEEQENPVMAEMELFHTARKVATHFGYTADPIVVSNACISGLLAILTARRLILSGRYDQAIVTGADVLTKFVLSGFQSFQAVSPEACRPFDAARKGVTLGEGAATVLLTVREMGIRVGAGAVTNDANHISGPSRTGAELSYAMLQALKGTGLTPSDIGFVSAHGTATMYNDEMESKALHLAGLLETPVNSLKGYYGHTLGAAGLIEAIIGMQALQQDTVIPTLGFETLGVSQPVLVSNQITHKPMQHFLKTVSGFGGCNAAMVFSK, encoded by the coding sequence ATGAGGAATGTGTATGTAGCGGCAGATAATATCTTTTCTCCGCTGGGTAGTACGACAGCTGAAAATTTTGCACAGGTATGCAATGGGCAGAGCGGCATTCGCCTGCATGATGATCCGGCCTTTTCACCGGGTCCTTTTCATGCTGCCATGTTTGCACCCGGACAGCTGAAGATGACTGCCCATACACGTTTTGAACAGATGCTCATCCGTTCTGTACAGCAGGTACTGGACCAAACCAATATTGATATAAACGATGGGCGTACTGCTTTCATCGTATCCACTACAAAGGGTAATATAGAACTGCTGGAAGAACAGGAGAACCCAGTGATGGCAGAGATGGAACTGTTCCATACTGCCCGCAAGGTAGCCACTCACTTTGGTTATACAGCTGATCCGATTGTGGTAAGCAATGCCTGCATCTCCGGATTATTGGCGATACTCACCGCCAGAAGACTGATCCTCTCAGGCAGGTATGACCAGGCAATTGTAACGGGAGCAGATGTGCTGACGAAGTTTGTATTATCCGGTTTCCAGTCATTCCAGGCTGTAAGTCCTGAAGCTTGTCGTCCTTTTGATGCAGCGCGCAAAGGGGTGACATTGGGAGAAGGAGCCGCCACCGTGTTGTTGACTGTTCGCGAAATGGGCATTCGTGTGGGTGCGGGCGCTGTCACAAACGATGCCAATCACATTTCTGGTCCGAGCCGTACAGGTGCAGAACTGAGTTATGCGATGTTGCAGGCACTGAAAGGAACGGGATTAACGCCATCGGATATAGGATTTGTATCCGCACATGGTACTGCTACAATGTACAACGATGAGATGGAGTCCAAAGCCTTACACCTGGCAGGTTTGCTGGAAACACCAGTGAACAGTCTGAAAGGATACTATGGACATACCCTGGGTGCCGCCGGCCTGATAGAAGCTATCATTGGTATGCAGGCGCTACAGCAGGATACAGTGATACCTACACTGGGATTTGAAACACTGGGTGTAAGTCAGCCAGTGTTGGTTAGTAATCAGATAACACATAAACCAATGCAGCATTTCCTGAAAACAGTGTCGGGATTTGGAGGGTGTAATGCTGCGATGGTATTTTCTAAATAG
- a CDS encoding methyltransferase — protein sequence MELFSKETKTALQAQEAALRLAFAPIAFQATRALRDFGILEVISNSGPEGLTIEEVLEKVKLSRYAVRVLLEAGLGMELLIVSEEKKYALTKTGYFIQHDRLTRINMDFSQDICYLGMNHLKESLEEGRPAGLKELGPWDTIYPGLPLLPPEIGKSWFDFDHYYSDLAFPQALQIVFANKPRTLLDIGGNTGKWTLACTKHDADVRVTMFDLPGEIEIAAQKMKDEGVADRVSFHEANILDESLPFPQGFDAIWMSQFLDCFSEEQIVSILKRCREALTENGTIYILEPFWNRQRFKSAAFSLQQTSLYFTAMANGNSQMYHTDDFFKCIADAGLRIVEENNQMGLNYTLLKCQK from the coding sequence ATGGAGCTTTTTAGTAAAGAAACAAAGACAGCCCTACAGGCACAGGAAGCAGCCCTGAGACTGGCATTTGCGCCGATCGCATTTCAGGCCACCCGCGCACTGCGTGACTTTGGCATTTTGGAAGTGATCAGCAACAGTGGTCCTGAGGGATTGACGATTGAAGAAGTATTAGAGAAAGTAAAACTGTCTCGTTATGCTGTACGTGTATTGCTGGAGGCGGGGCTCGGTATGGAATTGCTGATTGTAAGTGAAGAGAAGAAGTATGCCCTGACCAAGACAGGTTACTTTATTCAACACGACAGACTGACCCGCATCAATATGGATTTCTCCCAGGATATCTGTTACCTGGGTATGAACCACCTGAAGGAAAGTCTGGAAGAAGGCCGCCCTGCAGGTCTGAAAGAACTGGGTCCATGGGATACCATTTACCCGGGTTTACCACTCCTGCCACCTGAAATTGGCAAGAGCTGGTTCGACTTTGACCATTATTATTCCGATCTGGCCTTTCCACAGGCATTACAGATCGTATTTGCCAATAAACCACGCACCCTGCTTGACATTGGCGGTAATACCGGCAAATGGACACTGGCATGTACAAAACATGACGCCGATGTTCGTGTGACCATGTTTGACCTGCCTGGTGAAATTGAAATTGCTGCGCAAAAGATGAAAGATGAGGGTGTAGCAGATCGTGTATCTTTCCACGAAGCGAATATCCTGGATGAAAGCCTGCCTTTTCCACAGGGATTCGATGCGATCTGGATGAGTCAGTTCCTCGACTGCTTCTCCGAAGAGCAAATTGTATCTATCCTGAAACGTTGCCGTGAAGCGCTGACCGAAAACGGTACTATCTATATCCTGGAACCATTCTGGAACAGGCAGCGTTTTAAGTCAGCTGCATTCAGTCTGCAGCAGACCAGCCTTTACTTTACCGCTATGGCCAATGGAAACAGTCAGATGTACCACACTGACGATTTCTTCAAATGCATTGCTGATGCAGGTCTGCGTATCGTAGAGGAAAACAACCAAATGGGCTTAAATTATACCCTCTTAAAGTGTCAAAAATGA
- a CDS encoding NAD(P)/FAD-dependent oxidoreductase, with protein MRQKVDVLVIGAGPSGTVAASIIKQAGYSVKIVEKLQFPRFVIGESLLPRCMEALHEAKFIDAVTAQGFQQKFGAKFVKGDKICDFTFKEQFTEGWDWTWQVTRADFDKALADAVEAMGVPVCYNTTVTNIEFNGSDSVTTVEEAEGKQYEIEARFIVDGSGYGRVIPRLFNLEKNSNLQPRKALFAHTVDVNRLQYDEPNRITAVVHRPGTWIWIIPFSSGNTSVGFVSDPSFHNEFSGTPEEQFRAMLAAEPYTRERFKDVDLVFEPRVLESWSATTDKFYGEGFVLTGNVTEFLDPIFSSGVTLACVSAQTASKLVIRKLKGEAVDWEKEYMQPTMQGVNTFRSYVMAWYEGTLDKIFFAKNIQQDMKNQICSVLAGYVWDETNPYVKNHEKGLQRLARTIELMEKIEEEGKNLA; from the coding sequence ATGAGACAAAAAGTAGACGTCCTGGTCATTGGTGCCGGTCCTTCAGGAACTGTAGCTGCTTCTATCATTAAGCAGGCAGGTTATTCTGTGAAAATCGTCGAGAAATTACAATTCCCCCGCTTTGTGATCGGGGAGAGTTTGTTGCCCCGTTGTATGGAAGCCCTGCATGAAGCCAAATTCATTGATGCAGTTACTGCTCAGGGATTTCAGCAGAAGTTTGGCGCCAAGTTCGTAAAGGGCGACAAGATCTGTGATTTTACTTTTAAAGAGCAATTTACAGAGGGGTGGGATTGGACCTGGCAGGTAACCAGGGCCGATTTTGATAAAGCACTGGCAGATGCTGTAGAAGCAATGGGTGTGCCGGTATGCTACAATACCACTGTGACCAATATCGAATTTAATGGCTCCGATTCTGTTACTACTGTAGAAGAAGCAGAAGGTAAACAGTATGAGATCGAAGCCCGTTTTATAGTAGATGGAAGTGGCTATGGTCGTGTGATTCCACGCCTCTTCAATCTCGAAAAGAACTCTAACTTACAACCTCGTAAGGCACTGTTTGCCCACACAGTGGATGTAAACAGGTTGCAATATGACGAGCCTAACCGTATTACAGCGGTGGTGCACCGTCCAGGAACCTGGATCTGGATTATTCCATTCAGTTCCGGCAATACTTCGGTAGGTTTTGTAAGTGATCCATCTTTCCATAATGAGTTTTCAGGTACACCAGAAGAGCAGTTCCGGGCTATGCTGGCAGCAGAACCATATACCAGAGAGCGCTTCAAAGACGTAGACCTGGTGTTTGAACCACGTGTACTGGAATCATGGTCAGCCACCACAGATAAGTTCTATGGAGAAGGATTTGTATTAACAGGTAATGTGACCGAATTCCTTGATCCGATCTTCTCATCTGGCGTAACTTTGGCTTGTGTATCTGCACAGACGGCATCTAAACTGGTGATTCGTAAGCTGAAAGGCGAAGCTGTAGATTGGGAAAAGGAATACATGCAACCCACTATGCAGGGGGTGAACACCTTCCGCTCTTATGTGATGGCATGGTATGAAGGTACCCTGGACAAGATCTTCTTTGCAAAGAATATTCAGCAGGATATGAAAAACCAGATATGTTCAGTACTGGCAGGTTATGTATGGGATGAAACCAATCCATATGTAAAGAACCATGAAAAAGGATTGCAACGTCTGGCACGTACCATCGAACTGATGGAAAAGATTGAGGAAGAAGGTAAAAACCTTGCATAG
- a CDS encoding phosphopantetheine-binding protein, with the protein MENLMATLKAQIIEQLNLQEVKPEDIGDDTPLFKDGLGLDSIDALELIVLLQQHYRIRIANPEQGPEIFHSVRSIANFITAHQQQNQ; encoded by the coding sequence ATGGAAAATTTGATGGCTACACTCAAAGCCCAGATCATAGAGCAACTGAACCTGCAGGAAGTAAAACCGGAGGATATCGGCGACGATACCCCCCTGTTCAAAGACGGACTGGGACTGGATTCCATCGATGCACTGGAACTGATCGTTCTGCTGCAGCAACATTATCGTATTCGTATTGCCAACCCTGAGCAGGGACCTGAAATCTTTCATTCCGTACGCTCAATTGCCAATTTCATCACAGCACATCAGCAACAAAATCAATAG
- a CDS encoding beta-ketoacyl-[acyl-carrier-protein] synthase family protein has protein sequence MGGNDVWVLGGGVICGIGNNVPECIAAFRQIKPGMTTMQYLTSTHRDSFPVVEVKADNATLAAKSGLPAHISRTALLSAVAVKEAWESARLGNIREYRVGLVSANTVGGMDKTEDFFAEYLQDNQSGRLRDVVNHECGSITELVADMLGIRHHVSTISTACSSSANAIMYGARLLKNNLVDVVIAGGTDALTRFTLNGFNTLMILDQKACRPFDDTRTGLNLGEGAGYIVMVSDAIAQKMDIQPWCKLTGYANANDAYHQTASSPDGIGNYLAMQQAMEMAGITTEDMSYINLHGTGTLNNDLSEGTAIQRLFGNAVPPASSTKSFTGHTLGASGGIEAVFAALAVKEGYLYPNAQFSHQMKELNFSPVTKFSEGNVINNVMSNSFGFGGNCSSLVFSKENS, from the coding sequence ATGGGCGGAAACGATGTTTGGGTATTAGGTGGTGGCGTCATTTGCGGTATTGGTAACAACGTACCGGAGTGTATTGCGGCTTTCCGGCAAATAAAGCCGGGTATGACCACTATGCAATACCTGACCTCCACACATCGCGACAGCTTTCCGGTAGTAGAAGTAAAAGCTGACAACGCTACGCTGGCTGCAAAGTCAGGTCTCCCTGCCCACATCAGCAGAACAGCACTGCTCAGTGCCGTTGCTGTAAAGGAAGCATGGGAGAGCGCAAGGCTGGGCAATATCCGCGAATACCGGGTAGGTCTCGTCTCAGCCAATACCGTAGGGGGTATGGACAAAACGGAAGACTTCTTCGCCGAATACCTGCAGGATAATCAATCCGGCAGATTGCGCGATGTAGTCAACCACGAATGTGGCAGCATCACTGAACTGGTAGCCGATATGCTGGGCATCCGCCATCATGTATCTACTATCAGTACAGCTTGTTCTTCCTCTGCAAATGCGATTATGTATGGCGCCAGATTGCTCAAAAACAACCTGGTCGACGTTGTGATTGCAGGAGGTACGGATGCCCTGACCCGCTTCACCCTCAATGGATTTAACACCCTCATGATCCTCGATCAGAAAGCCTGTCGTCCATTTGACGATACCCGCACTGGTCTGAACCTTGGAGAAGGCGCCGGCTACATCGTAATGGTCAGCGATGCCATTGCACAAAAGATGGACATCCAGCCATGGTGTAAACTGACGGGTTATGCCAATGCCAATGATGCTTACCACCAAACGGCTTCTTCGCCTGATGGTATTGGTAACTACCTGGCTATGCAGCAAGCGATGGAAATGGCAGGCATCACTACTGAGGACATGAGTTATATCAACCTGCATGGTACAGGTACACTCAACAATGATCTGTCAGAAGGTACTGCCATTCAGCGTTTATTTGGGAATGCCGTGCCTCCGGCCAGCAGCACCAAATCGTTCACCGGTCACACATTGGGTGCCAGTGGTGGTATAGAAGCTGTATTTGCTGCACTGGCAGTGAAAGAGGGTTATCTTTACCCCAATGCACAATTCAGCCATCAGATGAAGGAACTGAACTTTTCGCCGGTGACAAAATTTTCAGAAGGCAATGTGATCAACAATGTCATGTCAAACTCTTTTGGATTCGGCGGAAACTGTTCCAGCCTTGTCTTCTCGAAGGAAAATAGTTAG
- a CDS encoding beta-ketoacyl synthase chain length factor, whose translation MNIYINGTGCVSPLETAIEGRLPSAAPLYDNIRLKAAEPDYKQWIDIKMIRRMSRVIKMGVAAAQLSLQEAGISKPEGIITGTAYGCLDDTGVFLTKMVNQNEEMLTPTAFIQSTHNTVAGQIALLLECHAYNNTFVHKGFSFEHALIDSIMQLREGKISNILAGAMDELTNHSFNILSRFNLFKHAHAGEGAACFVLSTKQGPNAIAKLKGVSVLYKPDSFEEVAADIVGFLAAHNCSQEDVDLVITGRNGDPAGDAWYEHVENKLFSELPVAHFKHLCGEYPTANAFGTWMASRIIASQEVSPAVLFKGNAPSSIKKLLLYNHHDATHHSMILLSIC comes from the coding sequence ATGAACATTTACATAAATGGAACGGGTTGTGTCTCGCCGCTGGAAACAGCGATAGAAGGGCGTTTGCCATCGGCCGCGCCTTTGTACGACAATATCCGTCTCAAAGCGGCAGAACCTGATTACAAGCAATGGATCGACATCAAGATGATCCGCAGGATGAGCCGTGTCATTAAAATGGGCGTAGCTGCAGCACAATTGAGTCTTCAGGAAGCTGGGATTTCCAAACCGGAAGGCATCATCACAGGCACTGCATATGGTTGCCTGGATGATACAGGTGTGTTCCTCACCAAAATGGTTAACCAGAACGAAGAAATGCTGACACCAACGGCATTCATACAGTCTACCCACAATACAGTGGCTGGACAGATAGCTCTTCTACTGGAATGCCATGCTTATAATAATACTTTTGTACACAAGGGCTTTTCTTTCGAACATGCACTCATAGATAGTATCATGCAGCTGCGCGAAGGAAAGATATCCAACATACTGGCAGGGGCGATGGATGAGCTGACGAATCACAGCTTTAATATCCTTTCCCGTTTCAATTTATTTAAACATGCGCATGCCGGAGAAGGCGCCGCCTGCTTTGTGCTCAGCACAAAGCAGGGGCCGAATGCCATTGCGAAACTGAAAGGAGTGTCTGTGTTGTATAAACCGGATTCTTTTGAAGAAGTGGCTGCTGATATCGTTGGTTTTCTTGCCGCACATAATTGTAGTCAGGAAGATGTAGACCTGGTTATTACAGGTCGTAACGGTGACCCGGCAGGGGATGCGTGGTATGAGCATGTGGAAAATAAGTTATTTAGTGAGTTGCCTGTGGCGCATTTTAAACATCTGTGCGGAGAGTATCCTACTGCCAATGCATTCGGTACCTGGATGGCCAGCAGAATCATTGCCAGCCAGGAAGTTTCACCTGCTGTATTATTCAAGGGAAATGCGCCATCATCGATAAAGAAGTTATTGTTGTACAATCATCATGATGCTACGCATCATTCGATGATCCTCTTATCAATATGCTGA
- a CDS encoding polysaccharide deacetylase family protein, whose translation MLTHRNTNIVLIALIALFLWLSLPWWAFVLLFIPYSGALVWGAMQIQSGFFLKAVCAAETSEKVVALTFDDGPLTEFTPQILDILHKAQAPAAFFCIGNRIAGQEALLNRIDAEGHVIGNHSFSHHFWFDLYPAKKMLAELQQVDSAIEQVTGKRPRLFRPPYGVTNPNVRRAVQRGKYTAIGWNIRSLDTVAKQADELMNRILSGLKPGAVILMHDSIPLTVEILPALIAHIREQGYTIKRIDQLLNIPAYA comes from the coding sequence ATGCTGACACACCGGAATACAAATATCGTCCTGATTGCACTTATTGCACTGTTTCTATGGCTGTCATTGCCATGGTGGGCATTTGTATTGCTGTTTATTCCTTATTCAGGCGCACTCGTATGGGGCGCCATGCAGATTCAGTCGGGCTTTTTTCTGAAAGCAGTATGTGCTGCAGAGACCTCAGAGAAAGTAGTGGCCCTGACATTTGACGATGGTCCACTCACTGAATTTACCCCACAGATACTCGATATTTTACACAAAGCACAGGCACCTGCTGCTTTCTTTTGCATTGGCAACAGGATAGCAGGACAGGAAGCTTTGCTGAATAGAATAGATGCAGAAGGACATGTGATCGGGAATCACAGCTTCTCCCATCACTTCTGGTTTGACCTGTATCCTGCAAAGAAAATGCTGGCAGAATTACAACAGGTAGATTCCGCTATTGAACAGGTGACAGGCAAAAGGCCCCGCCTCTTCCGCCCACCCTATGGTGTGACAAATCCGAATGTACGCAGGGCTGTACAGAGAGGAAAATACACGGCCATTGGCTGGAATATCCGTTCGCTGGATACAGTGGCCAAACAGGCAGATGAACTGATGAACAGGATTTTGTCTGGTTTGAAACCTGGTGCTGTCATTCTCATGCATGATTCAATCCCCCTCACAGTAGAAATACTGCCGGCATTGATCGCGCACATACGTGAACAGGGATATACTATTAAAAGAATTGATCAATTACTAAATATACCCGCATATGCGTAG